In Pseudanabaena sp. BC1403, the following are encoded in one genomic region:
- a CDS encoding GUN4 domain-containing protein has translation MDTKLTALKDKLFSGKEANQLPAIAELATLGEEGLQILDEFIQARKAANTDVTWIDGKLHQTLLQSDLPRALELAQIHYLHGVVTLKSEKAIDYQPIQILLAKQDFEEADRVTSRKLCEAAGAAALLRGWLYFTDAKSIPISDLQTINQLWLVYSEGKFGFSVQRKIWLSLGKGWEKFWLKIGWKKDGSFTRYPNEFIWSLDAPRGHLPLSNQLRGNKTMQAIFSHPAW, from the coding sequence ATGGATACAAAACTAACTGCGTTAAAAGATAAGTTGTTTTCGGGTAAAGAGGCAAACCAATTACCTGCGATCGCCGAATTGGCCACTTTGGGAGAAGAGGGCTTACAAATATTAGATGAATTTATTCAAGCACGTAAAGCCGCAAATACTGATGTGACATGGATCGATGGTAAACTCCATCAAACATTATTGCAAAGCGATCTACCTAGAGCGCTTGAACTAGCCCAAATTCATTATCTTCATGGCGTAGTCACCTTAAAATCGGAAAAGGCGATCGATTATCAACCAATTCAAATTTTGCTAGCGAAGCAAGACTTTGAAGAGGCGGATCGTGTTACTAGCAGAAAGCTATGTGAGGCTGCTGGTGCAGCGGCTTTGCTGCGAGGCTGGCTCTATTTTACCGACGCAAAGTCAATTCCCATTAGTGATTTACAGACGATTAATCAACTTTGGCTAGTTTATTCCGAAGGTAAGTTTGGCTTTTCGGTACAGCGAAAAATTTGGCTCAGTCTTGGTAAGGGTTGGGAAAAGTTTTGGTTAAAGATAGGCTGGAAAAAAGATGGATCTTTTACCCGCTATCCTAATGAGTTTATTTGGAGCCTTGATGCTCCGAGAGGACATTTGCCGCTTTCCAACCAATTGCGCGGCAATAAGACTATGCAGGCAATTTTTTCACACCCTGCTTGGTAA
- a CDS encoding S8 family serine peptidase: MSILDFPISDSDTTGRYLVIFKDEAYTDGMSALADVAGLTRSASTADFDGGVSTSEELNNLDTVLFDELGIAAVVGDPQQIAAIRTACNDCTSPILSIEPERFTRLTMDPFTSVSTEYLQGYRNGINNLIDSLLLSEVSSSAAPFSGSVATWGLQATNVLSSSFSGRGIKVAIVDTGLDLTHPDFVGRTIVGESFVKIKNPTTGVMETLPVQDVHGHGTHCTGTACGPLNPSTPPRYGIAYNADIYIAKVFFDNGEGIGIAVVDGINWAVKKGCDIISLSLAVGKPGLSPSSAFENAGIRAMEKGTLVIAAAANDSDRRIGSISPVAIPGNSKTIMAVSALNPNLEVAWYSNGGIHPNNGGEINIAGPGGDDKNRPESMVYSSLPIIRGTYGQKMGTSMATPHVAGIAALYAEATGKRGQALWDEIMRNAKPLSLSRSDVGVGLVQAPQF; encoded by the coding sequence ATGAGCATTCTTGATTTCCCAATTTCTGATTCTGATACAACAGGGAGATATCTTGTAATTTTTAAAGATGAAGCGTATACCGATGGTATGAGTGCACTTGCTGATGTTGCAGGTCTTACCCGATCAGCTAGCACAGCTGATTTTGATGGAGGAGTTTCAACTTCAGAGGAATTGAATAATTTAGATACTGTTCTATTTGATGAACTAGGAATCGCAGCAGTTGTAGGAGATCCACAACAAATAGCAGCTATTCGTACAGCATGTAATGATTGTACCAGCCCTATTCTCTCTATAGAGCCAGAGAGATTTACAAGACTAACGATGGATCCTTTTACATCAGTATCGACTGAGTATTTGCAGGGATACCGCAATGGTATTAATAATCTAATCGATAGCTTATTACTATCAGAAGTTTCTTCATCTGCCGCACCGTTTAGCGGATCTGTTGCTACATGGGGCTTACAAGCAACAAATGTGCTCAGCTCTAGCTTCAGTGGCAGAGGTATAAAGGTTGCAATTGTTGATACTGGACTTGATCTTACCCATCCTGATTTTGTAGGACGCACAATCGTAGGTGAGTCATTTGTCAAGATTAAAAATCCAACTACAGGAGTTATGGAAACATTACCAGTACAGGACGTTCACGGACATGGCACGCATTGTACTGGTACAGCATGCGGACCTCTTAATCCCAGCACCCCCCCTCGCTACGGTATTGCTTACAATGCCGATATTTACATTGCTAAAGTATTTTTTGATAATGGAGAAGGCATAGGTATTGCTGTGGTTGATGGTATTAACTGGGCAGTAAAAAAAGGTTGTGATATTATCTCGCTATCGCTTGCAGTGGGTAAACCTGGTCTTTCACCTTCTTCGGCTTTTGAAAATGCAGGTATACGAGCTATGGAGAAAGGAACCTTGGTTATTGCTGCGGCTGCCAATGATAGTGATCGTCGGATCGGTAGTATTAGTCCAGTTGCAATTCCTGGAAATTCAAAGACAATTATGGCTGTGTCTGCACTCAATCCTAATCTTGAAGTTGCTTGGTACTCTAATGGTGGTATCCATCCAAATAATGGTGGGGAGATAAATATCGCTGGACCAGGAGGAGATGATAAAAATAGACCAGAATCGATGGTCTACTCAAGCCTTCCAATAATTAGAGGCACATACGGTCAAAAAATGGGTACAAGTATGGCTACACCTCATGTAGCTGGTATTGCTGCTTTGTATGCAGAAGCAACTGGAAAGAGAGGACAAGCACTTTGGGATGAAATTATGCGTAATGCTAAACCTCTAAGTCTCAGTAGAAGTGATGTTGGTGTTGGGCTGGTTCAAGCTCCACAATTCTAG
- a CDS encoding patatin-like phospholipase family protein: MSRKLAIAISGAVSLGSYEAGVMYEVLEAIAQHNEKLAKDSSSRIEIDVITGASAGGMTAGILAQKLLCDGKELRKPYDNPLYHAWVNEVDIEKLLDKDKREYKFSLLSSKAVEGIAGNHIKDSPLLHEAHPSAAKEIFVGIAMSNLNGWDYTVKPNNTDGDSEFVYTRYKDRFVCRLDHSVDGINLFEISLSHKSEDGKKDDEWVDMHPTSWQKLRECSVSSGAFPFAFEVRKITRCPGKGEFAGRESNTYSYTDGGVFENEPLGLAKKLAEWVDDKESSITEKTHEEPNKHFYLYVAPGNKTSTSNINFGRTEQIDLWTTLKALLAAIFNQARFQDWIIKDLDNKSPIFQITTKNDKLIGELLSAFAGFLDIRFRFYDYNIGRESAREALEKFSKNTSNPNLAYWKELGEEDQLCLKWEVVTKKGGKGEKDITLPVNRATHEAYANGSIDDLLKAVDLSKREKIQKAIGERLMALIDLVNDKLDEEDRKKSVLLGSVRRLIRRLWTFVIVKPTVWIIAGRFLHRKLLLNDKGHS, from the coding sequence ATGTCACGCAAATTAGCGATCGCAATCAGTGGTGCTGTCTCATTGGGCAGCTACGAAGCAGGTGTCATGTATGAGGTGTTAGAGGCGATCGCTCAACATAATGAGAAGCTTGCAAAAGATTCTTCATCTCGAATTGAAATTGATGTGATTACAGGCGCTTCAGCAGGTGGGATGACAGCAGGTATTCTTGCACAAAAGTTACTCTGTGATGGCAAAGAATTGCGTAAGCCATACGACAATCCTTTATATCATGCGTGGGTTAATGAGGTTGATATTGAAAAGCTACTTGATAAAGATAAGCGAGAGTATAAATTTTCGCTACTATCATCAAAAGCAGTAGAAGGAATTGCAGGAAACCATATAAAGGATTCTCCTCTTTTACATGAGGCTCATCCTTCTGCTGCCAAAGAAATTTTTGTGGGAATTGCAATGTCTAATCTCAATGGTTGGGATTACACTGTAAAACCAAACAATACAGACGGGGACAGTGAATTTGTTTACACAAGATATAAGGATCGATTTGTTTGTCGATTAGATCATTCAGTTGATGGCATTAACTTATTTGAAATTTCTCTTTCTCATAAGAGTGAAGACGGGAAGAAAGATGATGAATGGGTTGATATGCATCCAACTAGTTGGCAAAAACTACGAGAGTGTAGTGTGTCATCTGGAGCATTTCCATTTGCATTTGAAGTAAGAAAAATCACTCGGTGTCCAGGAAAAGGTGAATTTGCTGGACGTGAAAGTAATACTTATAGTTATACGGATGGAGGCGTTTTTGAGAATGAACCATTGGGACTGGCTAAAAAGTTAGCGGAATGGGTTGATGATAAAGAGTCTTCTATCACCGAGAAGACTCACGAGGAACCAAACAAGCACTTTTATCTCTATGTTGCCCCAGGCAATAAAACTTCTACTTCAAACATCAATTTTGGGAGAACAGAGCAAATCGATCTTTGGACAACTCTAAAGGCTTTGCTTGCAGCGATTTTTAATCAAGCCAGATTTCAAGATTGGATTATTAAAGACTTGGATAATAAAAGTCCTATTTTTCAGATCACAACGAAAAATGACAAGTTAATTGGAGAGCTACTATCTGCATTTGCTGGTTTCTTAGATATCCGATTCCGTTTTTATGATTACAATATTGGCAGAGAATCAGCAAGAGAAGCACTTGAAAAATTTTCTAAAAACACTTCCAATCCCAATTTAGCTTACTGGAAAGAGCTTGGCGAAGAGGATCAACTCTGTTTAAAATGGGAAGTTGTTACGAAAAAAGGTGGGAAAGGTGAAAAAGATATAACTCTACCAGTTAATAGGGCAACCCACGAAGCCTATGCTAATGGTTCTATAGATGATCTTCTAAAGGCAGTTGATCTGAGCAAACGAGAAAAAATACAGAAAGCAATTGGGGAAAGATTAATGGCATTAATCGACCTTGTTAATGATAAATTAGATGAAGAAGATAGAAAGAAAAGCGTTCTTCTTGGCAGCGTGCGTCGCTTGATAAGAAGGTTATGGACATTTGTAATTGTCAAGCCTACAGTTTGGATAATAGCAGGACGATTTCTGCATCGCAAGCTACTTCTAAATGATAAAGGACATTCTTGA
- a CDS encoding transposase, protein MCNIPDLFGAGGILKQLTTALGERALEAELSNHLGYGKQERWPERQSNSRYGYSQKTIQGDFSVF, encoded by the coding sequence ATGTGTAACATCCCCGACCTATTTGGAGCAGGAGGAATCCTGAAACAACTAACCACAGCATTGGGGGAAAGAGCATTAGAAGCAGAACTATCAAACCATCTAGGCTACGGAAAGCAAGAACGCTGGCCAGAAAGACAAAGCAACAGTCGCTACGGCTATAGCCAGAAAACAATCCAAGGAGACTTTTCAGTTTTTTGA
- a CDS encoding Uma2 family endonuclease: MFRTLPPVTTFEEFVKFLPENSGVRYELHNGNIIEMAQPVGEHEESKGFLTVEISFEVKRLGLPYTIPNQTIVRPEGKDSGYFPDILVVNRPNLIKEARWQKEAILSQGASIALAIEIVSTNWRDDYYLKYADYEEMGIAEYWLVDYAALGGRNFIGNPKQPTISICNLVDGEYQFSKFQDSDRLISQIFPELNLTAIQIFQAGTI, from the coding sequence ATGTTCCGCACCTTACCTCCAGTTACGACCTTCGAGGAGTTTGTCAAATTTCTCCCTGAAAATTCTGGAGTGCGCTACGAACTACATAATGGAAATATTATTGAAATGGCTCAACCAGTTGGAGAACACGAAGAATCTAAGGGGTTTTTGACTGTAGAGATTTCCTTTGAAGTTAAGCGTCTGGGATTACCTTACACTATTCCAAATCAAACGATAGTTAGACCTGAAGGCAAAGATTCTGGATATTTCCCCGATATACTGGTCGTAAACCGTCCTAATCTCATCAAAGAAGCCCGATGGCAAAAAGAAGCGATTCTCAGTCAGGGTGCTTCGATCGCATTGGCTATTGAGATTGTGTCAACCAATTGGCGTGATGATTATTATTTGAAATATGCGGATTATGAAGAGATGGGGATTGCTGAATATTGGCTTGTTGACTATGCAGCATTGGGTGGGCGTAATTTTATTGGCAATCCTAAACAACCAACAATTTCGATTTGTAATTTGGTGGATGGAGAATATCAATTTAGTAAATTTCAAGATAGCGATCGCCTAATCTCACAAATTTTTCCCGAATTAAACCTTACCGCAATCCAGATTTTTCAAGCTGGTACGATCTAG
- a CDS encoding ketohydroxyglutarate aldolase produces the protein MSDISLMITVDNNYINHIPEVVKRLEAVGVIVERTMEEVGIIAGSIDATKIQTVSNVDGVKSVEESAPYQLPNPESELW, from the coding sequence ATGTCTGATATAAGCTTGATGATAACTGTTGACAACAATTACATTAACCATATTCCTGAGGTGGTAAAAAGACTAGAAGCTGTAGGTGTGATTGTTGAGCGAACCATGGAAGAAGTCGGGATAATAGCTGGATCGATTGATGCAACTAAAATCCAGACAGTTTCCAATGTCGATGGAGTCAAAAGTGTTGAGGAGTCAGCGCCATATCAGTTACCAAATCCTGAATCAGAGCTTTGGTAA
- a CDS encoding lipoxygenase family protein, giving the protein MSPFLPKNDPNPAKRQNKLSKKQGQYQYDYEYIAPLPMLKKLSFEDYPSVRWLSLVAEAALKLLLNSIQVKNLKEGKDTLNNFETYLTMRKRLKSNEFGAGGFHLMGLFGFWWMGKSRTLKETLKMLISERINSSGDGFDEYEALFQAIRLPETSNRFQEDSEFARMRVAGSNPLVIERVTALDQRFPVTEAHYQLVMPGDSLKRAGEEGRLYLADYAILANVETGKVDPDPSEMIPEKQKYLCAPLALFAVPPVTSESRALVPIAIQCGQNPEETPVISPPSQNDPDSAKWAWLIAKTIVQIADANHHELISHLGLTHLLIEPFAIATNRQLASAHPLNILLRPHFEGTLLINDLAQKFLTGKNQPVDEVLAGTYLSSQALSAKAIQGFNFNDSMLPDTFVRRGVNDPDLLPDYPYRDDALMIWDALHQWVSDYLSIYYKSDDDVLNDTELQNWLNELLSSNGGKLNGIGQDGKIRTLSYLVDATTQIIFTASAQHAAVNYPQAPLMSYAPAMPMAGYTPDPKKIDDISEQDYFKLLPPIKQAQVQLNLTYLLGSVYYTKLGDYTNLIDAQVQKPLQEFQKNLEEIESKIILRNLTHPEKSYKFLIPSKIPQSINI; this is encoded by the coding sequence ATGTCACCTTTTCTACCAAAAAACGATCCAAATCCAGCTAAACGACAGAATAAATTGAGTAAGAAGCAAGGGCAATATCAATATGACTATGAATATATTGCGCCATTGCCAATGCTAAAGAAGCTCTCTTTTGAGGACTACCCTTCTGTTAGGTGGTTATCTTTAGTAGCAGAGGCTGCCTTGAAACTCCTACTTAATAGTATTCAAGTCAAAAACCTTAAGGAGGGTAAGGATACCTTAAATAATTTTGAAACCTATTTGACGATGCGAAAGCGGTTGAAGTCTAATGAATTTGGAGCAGGTGGGTTTCACCTTATGGGACTTTTTGGATTTTGGTGGATGGGGAAATCTCGGACACTTAAAGAAACATTAAAGATGTTGATTTCGGAACGTATTAATAGTTCTGGAGATGGATTTGACGAATACGAGGCTCTTTTTCAGGCTATTCGGTTACCCGAAACTAGCAATCGATTCCAAGAAGATTCAGAATTTGCACGGATGCGTGTTGCTGGATCTAATCCTCTAGTGATAGAGAGAGTCACTGCCTTAGATCAACGATTTCCAGTAACTGAGGCGCATTACCAGTTAGTAATGCCAGGAGACTCTTTAAAGAGAGCTGGAGAGGAAGGGCGACTGTATCTGGCTGACTATGCCATTCTTGCTAACGTTGAAACTGGAAAGGTTGATCCAGATCCAAGTGAAATGATCCCAGAGAAGCAGAAGTACCTCTGCGCTCCTCTAGCCCTTTTTGCCGTACCGCCAGTTACATCAGAATCTCGTGCTTTGGTACCAATCGCTATTCAGTGTGGGCAAAATCCAGAAGAAACTCCCGTTATTTCACCTCCATCCCAAAATGATCCAGATTCGGCAAAATGGGCTTGGCTGATTGCTAAAACAATTGTCCAAATCGCTGATGCTAATCACCATGAACTGATTTCTCATTTAGGTCTCACACATTTACTAATTGAACCTTTTGCGATCGCTACTAATCGGCAACTTGCCTCAGCCCACCCTCTGAATATTTTGCTACGCCCACACTTTGAAGGCACTTTGCTAATTAATGACCTAGCTCAAAAATTTTTAACTGGTAAAAATCAGCCTGTAGATGAAGTTCTAGCAGGTACATATCTGTCATCTCAGGCACTTTCGGCTAAGGCAATCCAAGGTTTCAATTTTAATGATTCAATGTTACCCGATACATTTGTTCGTCGAGGGGTTAATGATCCCGACTTGTTGCCAGACTATCCCTACAGAGATGATGCCCTAATGATTTGGGATGCTCTGCATCAATGGGTATCGGACTACTTATCTATTTACTACAAGAGCGATGACGATGTACTAAATGATACTGAGCTGCAAAATTGGTTAAATGAACTACTTTCCTCTAATGGAGGGAAGTTGAATGGGATTGGGCAAGATGGTAAAATTAGAACCTTATCTTATCTGGTAGATGCTACAACTCAAATTATTTTTACTGCCAGTGCTCAACATGCCGCCGTAAATTATCCTCAAGCCCCATTGATGAGCTATGCACCTGCGATGCCAATGGCTGGATATACTCCTGATCCCAAAAAAATTGATGACATTTCCGAGCAAGATTACTTCAAATTGCTGCCTCCGATTAAGCAGGCACAAGTGCAACTGAACCTAACTTATTTGCTTGGATCAGTTTACTACACTAAACTTGGAGATTACACAAATTTGATTGACGCTCAAGTGCAAAAGCCATTACAAGAGTTTCAAAAGAACTTAGAAGAGATTGAATCTAAGATTATCCTAAGAAACTTGACTCATCCAGAAAAATCATACAAATTTTTGATACCTTCTAAGATTCCTCAGAGCATTAACATTTGA
- a CDS encoding NB-ARC domain-containing protein, with protein MMSEEEAIALVRKLLPQGNLTKVQEIVLRQSWSGQTYLDMAVNEGYDTGYIKDVGSELWRSLSKALNEKVNKNNLRIVLEHFAQKQQDATLNLQSVANCQSWGEAIDVSKFYGRSKELETISQWILGDRCRIVTLLGMGGMGKTALSVKIAEQLKGEFEYVIWRSLRQAPSFDDKMTDCIKILSRQEVVTLPTDHHEQITCLIEYFRKSRCLLILDNFETILQNSQRTGFYRDGYESYGELLWRLGETGHQSCVLITSREKPAEIAALEGDGLAVRTLALSGVETAAGQTILTLKGLSSSDKETRQLVDCYCGNPLALKIAATSIQDLYGGSITHFLAEGIKVFNGIGNLLEQQFQRLSDPEQQVMYWLAIGREPLSLTELQTSFIPALSKPKLMEVIESLRWRSLLENSTGRFTQQPVVMEYVTTRLIEVICQEIITESPQYLLTHALMEAQAKDYIRDIQSLLIVQPILDQLQTTFGSTHQLEHKLSRLITKLQTAPIAPVGYGGANLLNLLAQLGTDLTGYDFSRLTIRNCDLRSLNLHHVNFTKTTFRDCLFAATFGGVTSVAFSADGLSLATSDTNGEIQIWDVSNGKQLFICKDHNSWVWDIAFSPKHPILASCGQDHTIKLWNTTNGEALKTLHGHSSIVTAIAFSSDAQILASSSYDHRVKVWHLGTGACLQTLEGHHACVWTVDFHPACQMLASAGEDHSIKLWNLESGICIRTLAAHQEWVKAIAFSPNGQILASGSFDQTIKLWDLDTGECLRTLLGHTGAVTSLEFSPQGDRLVTGSYDQSIKIWDIATGQCLDTLKKHTNRIWSVAFHPQGNLVASGGDDHAIKVWELQTGKCTKTLQGHSNAIYAIAHSHQHNLLASGHEDQTIKLWDINLNDPQNLKPDLQPFRILRGHSDRIFSVAFSPDAKILASASADRTIKLWHPHTGKNLKTLYGHNSWVWAIAFSPNGNLLASGSYDHTVKIWDIDSGQCLQTLVGHPSSVLAIAFSPDGKTLFSSGYEKLAKQWDLETGKCLTTWEADSNRVWTIAVSTDNQYIATGGDDSLVRLWNVETGDCLHKLAGHTGQVLDLLFTPTGDRLISSSSDRTIKIWNLITGLCLATLQNHLNWVWSLSLSQDAQTLLSGSKDETINLWDVKTGNSLQTLRSLRPYEGMIINDVADLTEAEVGTLRALGASEV; from the coding sequence ATGATGTCAGAAGAAGAGGCGATCGCGCTCGTCAGAAAGTTATTGCCGCAAGGCAACTTAACAAAAGTTCAAGAGATTGTATTGCGTCAATCTTGGTCTGGACAGACATATTTAGACATGGCTGTAAACGAGGGTTATGACACAGGTTATATCAAAGATGTTGGCTCAGAACTGTGGCGATCGCTGTCTAAAGCACTCAATGAAAAAGTTAATAAAAACAATCTGCGCATAGTACTGGAGCACTTTGCTCAGAAACAACAGGATGCGACTTTAAACTTACAATCCGTCGCTAATTGCCAAAGCTGGGGTGAAGCGATCGATGTTTCTAAGTTTTATGGACGGAGTAAGGAATTAGAAACCATCAGCCAATGGATTTTGGGTGATCGCTGTCGCATCGTCACATTACTCGGTATGGGAGGCATGGGCAAAACTGCGCTCTCGGTGAAAATTGCTGAACAATTGAAAGGAGAATTTGAATATGTGATTTGGCGATCGCTGCGGCAGGCTCCTTCCTTTGATGACAAGATGACCGACTGCATCAAAATCCTTTCGCGGCAGGAAGTTGTGACATTACCTACTGACCATCATGAGCAAATTACTTGTCTCATCGAATACTTTCGCAAATCTCGATGTTTGTTGATTTTGGATAACTTCGAGACGATATTACAGAATAGTCAAAGGACAGGCTTTTACCGTGATGGTTACGAGTCCTACGGTGAGCTTTTGTGGCGATTGGGAGAGACTGGGCATCAAAGTTGTGTACTGATTACCAGTCGTGAAAAGCCAGCAGAGATCGCCGCCCTCGAAGGTGATGGATTAGCAGTGCGTACCCTTGCTTTGTCTGGAGTGGAAACCGCCGCAGGACAAACAATTCTCACCCTCAAAGGACTATCAAGCTCCGACAAGGAAACCCGCCAACTGGTTGATTGTTATTGCGGCAATCCATTAGCGCTGAAAATTGCCGCAACTTCCATTCAGGATTTATATGGAGGCAGTATCACCCACTTCTTAGCAGAAGGGATAAAAGTATTTAATGGTATTGGCAATCTTTTAGAACAGCAGTTCCAAAGACTCTCAGACCCAGAGCAGCAAGTGATGTACTGGCTAGCAATTGGTCGAGAGCCTCTCTCTCTAACGGAATTGCAAACATCCTTCATTCCAGCATTGTCTAAGCCGAAGTTAATGGAAGTGATCGAATCTTTGCGTTGGCGGAGCTTGCTCGAAAATAGCACTGGAAGATTCACACAACAACCTGTAGTAATGGAATATGTGACCACCCGCTTGATTGAGGTAATCTGCCAAGAAATCATCACCGAATCACCGCAATATTTGCTCACCCATGCGCTGATGGAAGCACAGGCAAAGGACTACATTCGCGATATTCAATCTCTTCTAATTGTCCAGCCTATCCTCGATCAACTCCAAACTACCTTTGGTTCAACGCATCAGCTTGAGCATAAACTCAGTAGACTGATTACAAAGCTGCAAACTGCGCCAATTGCCCCAGTCGGATACGGTGGTGCTAATCTGCTAAATTTACTCGCTCAATTGGGAACCGACCTCACAGGCTATGACTTTTCGCGACTGACGATCCGTAACTGTGACTTGCGATCACTGAACTTACACCATGTTAACTTTACCAAAACTACCTTTCGCGATTGTCTTTTTGCTGCAACCTTTGGGGGAGTTACTAGCGTTGCCTTTAGTGCCGATGGACTTTCCCTTGCCACCAGTGATACCAATGGTGAAATTCAGATTTGGGATGTCAGCAATGGTAAGCAACTCTTTATTTGCAAAGATCATAATAGTTGGGTTTGGGATATTGCTTTTAGCCCAAAACATCCAATTCTAGCCAGTTGCGGACAAGATCATACAATCAAACTTTGGAATACAACTAATGGAGAAGCTCTCAAAACTTTGCATGGACATAGTAGTATTGTCACCGCGATCGCCTTTAGTTCAGACGCGCAGATCCTTGCGAGTAGTAGCTATGACCACCGAGTTAAAGTCTGGCATTTAGGTACAGGAGCATGTCTGCAAACTCTAGAAGGACATCATGCTTGTGTTTGGACAGTTGATTTTCATCCCGCCTGTCAAATGTTAGCCTCGGCTGGAGAAGATCACAGCATCAAGTTATGGAATCTAGAATCTGGAATTTGTATCCGAACATTGGCGGCGCATCAAGAATGGGTAAAAGCGATCGCCTTTAGTCCAAACGGACAAATATTAGCCAGTGGCAGCTTTGATCAAACTATTAAACTATGGGATCTAGATACTGGTGAATGTTTGAGAACATTACTTGGACATACAGGAGCCGTAACTTCACTGGAATTTAGTCCGCAAGGCGATCGCTTAGTAACAGGCAGCTATGACCAATCTATAAAGATTTGGGATATCGCAACGGGGCAATGTCTGGATACATTGAAAAAACATACGAATCGGATTTGGTCAGTGGCCTTTCATCCCCAAGGAAACTTAGTGGCGAGTGGTGGGGATGATCATGCGATTAAAGTCTGGGAGCTGCAAACGGGAAAATGTACCAAAACCTTGCAAGGACATAGCAATGCGATTTATGCGATCGCCCATAGTCATCAGCACAACTTACTTGCGAGTGGCCATGAAGACCAGACGATTAAACTCTGGGATATTAATCTTAATGATCCACAAAACTTAAAGCCTGACCTTCAGCCTTTTCGGATACTGCGTGGACATAGTGATCGCATTTTCTCCGTTGCCTTCAGTCCCGATGCAAAGATTCTCGCCAGCGCCAGTGCCGATCGCACGATTAAGCTCTGGCATCCCCATACAGGCAAGAACCTCAAAACCTTGTATGGTCACAACAGTTGGGTTTGGGCGATCGCCTTCAGCCCCAATGGTAATTTGCTTGCAAGTGGCAGCTACGACCACACAGTTAAAATTTGGGATATAGATTCTGGTCAATGTTTACAAACATTGGTAGGTCATCCCAGTTCTGTACTAGCGATCGCCTTCAGCCCTGATGGAAAAACTCTCTTCAGCAGTGGCTACGAAAAGCTAGCTAAACAATGGGATCTCGAAACAGGCAAATGTCTTACTACTTGGGAAGCAGATTCTAATCGTGTTTGGACAATTGCGGTCAGTACTGACAATCAATATATCGCCACTGGCGGCGATGACTCGTTGGTTCGATTGTGGAACGTTGAGACAGGAGATTGTCTACATAAACTTGCTGGACATACTGGTCAAGTACTCGATCTACTATTTACACCTACAGGCGATCGCCTGATTAGCAGTAGTAGCGATCGCACAATCAAAATCTGGAATCTAATCACTGGACTTTGCCTAGCAACGTTACAGAATCATCTCAATTGGGTCTGGTCGCTCAGCCTCAGTCAAGATGCTCAAACTCTCCTCAGTGGCAGCAAAGATGAAACCATAAATCTCTGGGATGTAAAAACAGGAAACTCTCTGCAAACCCTGCGATCGCTTCGTCCTTACGAAGGCATGATTATCAACGATGTCGCAGATTTGACTGAAGCAGAAGTCGGGACTTTAAGAGCTTTAGGCGCGTCAGAAGTATAG
- a CDS encoding DUF1304 domain-containing protein, which translates to MELLPKITQIAIVFVGLIHAGLAIGEIFFGAWLLEKRFDFPEGIATEADRIVKNAGIYNSFIAAGLFWSAFYPTNSTILSIFFLGCVVIAGVFGAITLRWTTLIIQTIPAIIPLVLIWIGNK; encoded by the coding sequence ATGGAACTACTTCCCAAGATTACCCAAATAGCTATTGTTTTTGTTGGTCTGATTCATGCAGGTTTAGCAATTGGAGAAATCTTTTTTGGTGCGTGGCTACTTGAAAAGAGATTCGATTTTCCTGAAGGAATAGCTACTGAAGCCGATCGCATTGTTAAAAATGCGGGTATTTACAATAGCTTCATTGCAGCAGGTTTGTTTTGGTCAGCTTTTTATCCAACTAATTCAACAATTTTGAGCATCTTTTTTCTAGGTTGTGTGGTTATTGCAGGTGTATTTGGCGCAATTACATTGAGATGGACTACTCTAATTATTCAAACCATTCCAGCAATTATCCCTTTGGTATTGATCTGGATAGGAAATAAATAG